From the Leptolyngbya sp. O-77 genome, one window contains:
- a CDS encoding carbon dioxide-concentrating mechanism protein CcmK: MDASGKLQVGTTPPRRDFGDSALGLVCTRSFPAIVGTADMMLKSSGVTLIGYEKTGSGYCTAVVRGGISDVRIAVDVGEETARRFDQFISKTIIARPSPNLEAVLPIGSRLAKFLSDRGYSRLSKQAVGLLETRGYPAMVGAADAMLKAAEVQLAACETIGDGLCTAIIRGRVADVAMAVEAGMHEAERIGELHAVMVIPRPLDDLEETLPLASYWIEKPQPIALPLDLKAPQKELAAPEQPEVEVQKTVQQITVQKTIESAEPLEPEARSPQAANPTAEPIPLPELDPLAVQRPKPLENLEE, translated from the coding sequence ATGGACGCATCCGGCAAACTTCAGGTTGGAACGACCCCGCCCCGGCGAGACTTTGGAGACAGCGCCCTGGGGCTAGTTTGCACGCGCAGCTTTCCCGCCATTGTGGGCACAGCCGACATGATGCTGAAGTCCTCCGGCGTAACGCTAATTGGCTATGAAAAAACAGGCAGCGGCTATTGCACTGCCGTCGTGCGGGGCGGCATTTCCGATGTCCGCATTGCCGTAGATGTGGGCGAAGAAACGGCGCGACGGTTTGACCAGTTCATTTCTAAAACCATTATTGCCCGCCCCTCGCCAAACCTCGAAGCCGTGCTACCCATCGGCAGTCGGCTAGCCAAGTTTTTGTCTGACCGGGGCTATAGCCGTCTCAGCAAGCAGGCCGTAGGGCTTCTGGAAACACGCGGCTATCCGGCGATGGTGGGTGCAGCCGATGCCATGCTCAAGGCAGCCGAGGTGCAGCTTGCGGCGTGCGAAACGATTGGCGACGGGCTGTGTACTGCGATCATTCGCGGGCGCGTGGCGGATGTGGCAATGGCCGTAGAAGCCGGGATGCACGAAGCCGAGCGGATTGGCGAACTGCACGCCGTGATGGTGATTCCGCGTCCGCTGGATGACCTAGAAGAAACCCTCCCGCTTGCCAGCTACTGGATCGAGAAGCCGCAGCCGATTGCCCTGCCGCTGGATCTAAAAGCGCCGCAGAAGGAGTTGGCTGCACCAGAACAGCCTGAAGTCGAAGTGCAAAAGACCGTACAACAGATAACCGTACAAAAGACAATCGAGTCGGCGGAGCCGCTGGAACCCGAAGCGCGATCGCCCCAGGCTGCGAACCCTACGGCGGAGCCGATTCCCCTGCCAGAGCTAGACCCACTGGCTGTTCAGCGTCCTAAGCCCTTAGAAAACCTCGAAGAATAA
- a CDS encoding DUF4327 family protein: protein MVNRVVSPDLHPMVKFQRQVKSLVDSDVLEPSDRLWKIALLYGDEWAYWKRELEDFDFSMQDPVADLLAVESWDED, encoded by the coding sequence ATGGTGAACCGTGTTGTTAGCCCGGATTTGCATCCGATGGTGAAATTTCAACGGCAGGTGAAATCGCTCGTGGACTCAGATGTGCTAGAGCCGAGCGATCGCCTCTGGAAGATTGCGCTGCTCTATGGTGACGAGTGGGCCTACTGGAAGCGCGAACTGGAGGACTTCGACTTTTCCATGCAAGATCCCGTAGCCGACTTGCTTGCTGTAGAGTCCTGGGACGAAGATTGA
- a CDS encoding type II toxin-antitoxin system HicB family antitoxin encodes MSTLLNYRGYTAKVDYDPEAEVLHGTVLDLRDAIVFQAKELKDVKRNFHDAVDQYLSLMERTGQEPEKPFKGNIAFRTSSATHKKISLAAARADMSINAWMDQVLSEAADAELKGYRYERGNAGNANQLVAVPLEQAVATSSAVLLTEVLRQDGAIAPQLVSAFNPYASRKDPHASLEIMKSLDLILRGIAIDRAQVQEGMSKLLSLAKSDDAAEVPPFVLRAISDQMLRTINLDPAAPKNVNFSLHPENTSVINT; translated from the coding sequence ATGAGTACTTTGCTGAATTACCGAGGCTATACCGCAAAAGTAGATTACGACCCTGAAGCTGAAGTCCTGCATGGAACGGTTTTAGATTTGCGAGATGCTATCGTTTTTCAGGCAAAGGAGCTAAAGGACGTTAAGCGCAATTTTCACGACGCGGTTGATCAATATTTGAGTTTAATGGAGCGAACGGGGCAGGAACCCGAAAAACCGTTCAAAGGCAACATTGCGTTTCGTACCTCATCGGCAACCCATAAGAAGATTTCCCTGGCCGCTGCTCGCGCTGATATGAGCATCAATGCGTGGATGGATCAAGTGCTGAGCGAAGCGGCTGATGCCGAGTTAAAGGGCTATCGCTACGAGCGGGGCAATGCTGGAAATGCCAATCAGCTTGTGGCTGTGCCATTAGAGCAGGCAGTTGCGACATCCTCTGCGGTTTTGTTGACTGAGGTTCTGCGCCAGGATGGGGCGATCGCCCCTCAGTTGGTCAGCGCCTTCAACCCCTACGCTAGCCGCAAAGACCCCCACGCCAGCCTAGAGATTATGAAGTCTCTGGATCTGATTCTGCGAGGCATCGCCATTGATCGCGCTCAAGTTCAAGAGGGCATGTCGAAGCTCTTGAGCCTGGCCAAATCGGATGACGCGGCTGAGGTGCCGCCCTTTGTGCTGAGAGCAATTTCAGATCAGATGTTGAGAACGATTAATCTAGACCCGGCTGCACCAAAGAATGTTAACTTTTCGCTGCATCCTGAAAATACCTCTGTAATTAACACCTGA
- a CDS encoding chromophore lyase CpcT/CpeT: protein MPPVLDLLTLAQWLAGEFDNRAQSLDQPTWFVHLRLWHRPLPIRIHGCLALFAEQSNALYLQNPYRQRVLVLQENDDGNTDAGGGDDGKPTVQYTVQYWAFRQPDRFRGAGARPELLSNLTLDDLQLLPGCRLRLRTHKDGVAAEPKEGDRCCFQYNGETRQVVLGFEASPGRFRSYDKGVDPDTGQALWGALMGPYEFIKQVDYPI, encoded by the coding sequence ATGCCTCCAGTTCTGGATTTACTCACCCTGGCCCAGTGGCTTGCGGGCGAGTTTGACAATCGCGCCCAGTCGCTCGATCAGCCGACCTGGTTTGTTCATCTGCGGCTGTGGCACCGTCCCCTGCCCATTCGGATACATGGATGCCTTGCGCTGTTTGCGGAACAGTCCAACGCGCTGTATTTGCAAAACCCCTACCGACAGCGGGTGCTGGTATTGCAGGAGAATGACGACGGGAACACCGATGCGGGCGGTGGGGACGACGGCAAGCCTACTGTGCAATATACCGTGCAATACTGGGCCTTTCGCCAGCCGGATCGGTTTCGGGGCGCGGGCGCACGACCGGAGTTGCTCTCCAATCTAACGCTAGACGACTTGCAACTCCTACCGGGCTGTCGGCTGCGGTTGCGGACTCACAAGGACGGAGTAGCCGCAGAACCCAAGGAGGGCGATCGCTGCTGTTTTCAATACAACGGCGAGACGCGCCAGGTTGTGCTGGGGTTTGAAGCCAGCCCGGGCCGCTTTCGCAGCTACGACAAAGGCGTTGACCCAGACACCGGCCAGGCGCTTTGGGGAGCGCTGATGGGCCCCTACGAATTCATCAAACAGGTGGACTATCCCATCTGA
- a CDS encoding serine/threonine phosphatase has translation MLVCPQCEFENPDSNKFCQQCGASLQEIACPACGSSVPFDVELCPTCGATAGTSWRAIIAAVDAAVGWPLVLPALPYLDLQHRYRLLEALSATSLSLVGAEVRVLDCQPFRLSPLEMLYSQNPDAPDAGLARSDEAIAQGSKNVIPAIARAYLDLQQQLYPSLPHIHDAWEKDGQIVVLLEDRSGLPSLADLGASEVLPPFQLLHLLHQMTELWAALQPVGYAQSLLELNNLKVDEDQLLYLQRLYRDKPDAEPQLRDLGRVWKLLLQQQPSHENLNPLVQVCQDLELGTIATIDVLQHCLTMIAALLQGGDGASAPGAIALDKPEAADETAPDLQADDIQAEDTIVLPPALSAKDTAPADAASANHPNRLLDPTAVSLGGVTASLLNTAPPKSATDEPITSELVPSELMTGEPVTDEPITAELVASEPAAEPAAMEAEPITAESAAANPAPAPATNPEALPMSDSAESETTEIMFPTVSRMADISVSSSPTRLELGSPDEDSETEGDDLPTVVLPMKLIGLEDAGRSDIGRQREHNEDYYAIQVEVKKLESQNGRSLKAKGLYILCDGMGGHASGEVASALAASTLQQYFQDHWKDGLPNEATIREGILLANKAIYTLNQENASSGSGRMGTTLVLALIQDTEAAIAHVGDSRLYRYSRRRGLEQLTVDHEVGQREIQRGVEPAIAYGRPDAYQLTQALGPRDEHFVNPDVQFVELTEDLLLLLCSDGLTDNDLLETHVESHLDPMLDGQVSLDNGVNMLIDLANQHNGHDNITAIAIHARVRPNLDLMKRG, from the coding sequence ATGCTTGTTTGTCCTCAGTGCGAATTCGAGAATCCCGACAGTAACAAGTTTTGTCAGCAGTGTGGGGCTTCCCTCCAGGAAATCGCCTGCCCTGCCTGCGGGTCGTCGGTGCCCTTTGATGTGGAGCTTTGCCCGACCTGCGGCGCAACAGCGGGAACGTCCTGGCGAGCCATTATTGCCGCCGTTGATGCAGCCGTGGGCTGGCCGCTCGTGTTGCCCGCCCTGCCCTACCTGGATCTGCAACATCGCTATCGGCTGCTGGAGGCGCTGTCTGCAACTTCGCTCTCTTTGGTGGGGGCTGAGGTGCGGGTGCTGGACTGCCAGCCGTTTCGCCTGTCGCCGCTGGAGATGCTCTATAGCCAGAACCCCGATGCACCTGATGCGGGGCTAGCACGGAGTGATGAAGCGATCGCCCAGGGGAGCAAAAACGTTATTCCGGCGATCGCCCGGGCCTATCTAGACTTGCAGCAGCAGCTTTATCCGTCCCTACCCCATATTCATGATGCCTGGGAAAAAGACGGACAAATCGTTGTGCTGCTGGAAGATCGGAGCGGGCTGCCTTCATTAGCAGACCTAGGCGCGTCGGAGGTGCTGCCACCGTTCCAGCTTCTTCATCTGCTCCACCAGATGACGGAACTGTGGGCTGCTCTGCAACCCGTGGGCTATGCCCAGAGCTTGCTGGAACTCAATAACCTCAAAGTTGATGAAGACCAGTTGCTCTATCTTCAGCGGCTCTATCGGGATAAGCCCGATGCAGAACCCCAACTTCGCGATTTGGGCCGCGTTTGGAAGCTGCTTTTGCAGCAGCAGCCCAGCCACGAAAATCTGAATCCCCTGGTGCAGGTCTGCCAGGATTTGGAACTGGGCACGATTGCGACGATCGATGTGTTGCAGCACTGCCTCACTATGATTGCCGCTCTGTTGCAGGGAGGTGATGGAGCATCTGCTCCAGGGGCGATCGCCCTCGATAAGCCTGAAGCGGCTGACGAAACGGCCCCTGATTTGCAAGCAGACGATATACAGGCAGAAGATACGATCGTGCTTCCCCCTGCGCTTTCCGCAAAGGACACCGCGCCGGCCGACGCTGCATCTGCGAATCATCCCAATCGCCTCCTCGATCCAACAGCGGTATCGCTCGGTGGGGTTACCGCCAGCCTCCTCAACACAGCCCCTCCGAAGTCAGCCACAGACGAACCCATTACCAGTGAGCTAGTTCCGTCCGAACTGATGACGGGCGAACCAGTTACAGACGAACCCATCACCGCAGAACTCGTTGCGTCGGAACCCGCCGCAGAACCTGCCGCAATGGAAGCGGAACCCATCACCGCAGAATCTGCTGCTGCCAACCCTGCGCCGGCCCCGGCTACTAACCCAGAAGCCTTGCCGATGTCTGATTCGGCGGAATCGGAAACAACGGAGATTATGTTCCCCACCGTATCGCGGATGGCGGATATCAGCGTGTCGTCCAGCCCCACCCGCCTAGAGTTGGGCAGTCCCGACGAAGACAGCGAGACCGAAGGGGACGATCTGCCAACGGTGGTGCTGCCAATGAAGCTGATTGGGCTGGAAGATGCAGGACGGAGCGACATTGGCCGCCAGCGAGAACACAACGAAGATTATTACGCTATCCAGGTAGAGGTGAAAAAGCTGGAAAGCCAGAACGGGCGATCGCTCAAGGCGAAAGGGCTATACATTCTCTGCGATGGCATGGGTGGCCACGCCAGCGGCGAGGTGGCCAGTGCCCTGGCGGCCAGTACGCTTCAGCAGTATTTTCAGGATCACTGGAAAGATGGACTGCCCAATGAGGCAACCATTCGAGAGGGCATTTTGCTGGCAAACAAGGCAATTTATACGCTGAACCAGGAAAACGCCAGTTCGGGCAGCGGTCGCATGGGCACAACTTTGGTACTGGCGCTCATCCAGGACACCGAAGCAGCGATCGCCCATGTGGGAGACAGCCGCCTCTATCGCTACAGTCGCCGTCGCGGTCTGGAGCAACTGACGGTGGATCATGAGGTGGGGCAGCGAGAAATTCAGCGGGGCGTAGAGCCTGCGATCGCCTATGGTCGCCCCGATGCCTACCAGCTAACCCAGGCCCTCGGCCCGCGAGACGAGCACTTCGTCAATCCCGATGTGCAGTTTGTCGAGCTAACTGAAGATTTGCTGCTGCTGCTGTGTTCCGACGGGTTGACAGACAATGACTTGCTGGAAACCCATGTCGAGAGCCACCTCGACCCGATGCTGGATGGGCAGGTGAGCCTAGACAACGGGGTGAATATGCTCATCGACCTGGCAAATCAGCACAACGGCCACGACAACATTACGGCGATCGCCATCCACGCCCGCGTGCGTCCAAATCTAGACCTGATGAAGCGCGGATAG
- a CDS encoding 1-deoxy-D-xylulose-5-phosphate reductoisomerase, which yields MKAITLLGSTGSIGTQTLDIVSQYPDQFRIVGLAAGRNVDLLAQQIRQFRPQIAAICDPALLPQVKEAIADLTPQPILLAGENGVVEVARYGDAEAVVTGIVGCAGLLPTIAAIEAGKDIALANKETLIAGGPVVLPLVQKHGVKLLPADSEHSAIFQCLQGVPAGGLRRILLTASGGAFRDLPVEKLATVKVADALKHPNWTMGRKITIDSATLMNKGLEVIEAHFLFGLDYDHIEIVIHPQSIIHSLIELEDTSVLAQLGLPDMRLPLLYALSYPDRLPTQWERLDLVKCGDLTFRAPDHQKYPCMGLAYAAGRAGGSMPAVLNAANEQAVDLFLREKIQFLDIPRLIEQTCDRHHPHNLPQPTLNDILAADQWARQAVLSASQRLVA from the coding sequence GTGAAAGCGATTACTCTGCTTGGCTCCACTGGCTCCATCGGCACCCAAACCCTGGACATTGTAAGCCAATATCCCGACCAGTTTCGGATTGTGGGGCTGGCGGCGGGGCGAAACGTAGACCTCTTGGCTCAGCAGATTCGCCAGTTTCGCCCCCAAATTGCTGCAATTTGTGATCCGGCGCTGTTGCCCCAGGTGAAAGAGGCGATCGCCGACCTCACGCCGCAACCCATCCTGCTCGCGGGCGAAAATGGCGTAGTCGAAGTCGCCCGCTATGGCGATGCCGAGGCCGTGGTAACGGGGATTGTGGGATGTGCGGGGCTGCTGCCCACCATTGCTGCCATCGAAGCGGGCAAAGACATTGCGCTGGCAAACAAGGAAACCCTGATTGCGGGCGGCCCGGTCGTGCTGCCGCTGGTGCAAAAACATGGCGTGAAGCTATTGCCCGCCGATTCCGAGCATTCCGCCATTTTCCAGTGCCTCCAGGGTGTCCCAGCGGGCGGTTTGCGGCGCATCCTGCTAACGGCATCGGGCGGCGCGTTCCGCGATTTGCCGGTCGAAAAGCTAGCCACGGTGAAGGTGGCCGACGCGCTCAAGCACCCCAACTGGACGATGGGGCGTAAAATCACCATCGACTCTGCCACCCTCATGAACAAAGGGTTGGAAGTAATCGAGGCGCATTTCCTATTTGGGCTGGACTATGACCATATCGAAATCGTCATCCACCCCCAGAGCATTATCCACTCGCTAATTGAGCTAGAGGATACTTCCGTGTTGGCACAGTTGGGGCTGCCCGATATGCGTCTGCCGCTGCTCTATGCCCTGTCCTATCCCGACCGGCTGCCGACCCAGTGGGAACGGCTCGACCTGGTGAAATGTGGCGATCTTACCTTCCGTGCCCCCGACCACCAGAAATATCCCTGCATGGGGCTAGCCTATGCGGCGGGACGGGCAGGAGGTTCTATGCCCGCGGTGCTGAATGCCGCCAATGAGCAGGCGGTGGATCTGTTCCTGCGGGAAAAAATCCAGTTTCTCGACATTCCCCGGCTGATTGAGCAAACGTGCGATCGCCATCATCCGCACAATCTGCCCCAACCCACTCTCAACGACATCCTTGCAGCCGATCAGTGGGCGCGGCAGGCGGTGCTGTCGGCGAGTCAGCGCTTGGTAGCGTAA
- a CDS encoding type II toxin-antitoxin system HicB family antitoxin, producing MLEHNRLEYKGYTAEIEVDIQAGVLHGRVRDIQDVVTFEAETAAELERKFHRCIDVYLKFCQDTQQEPDRPGLQPDSKTIALKATPDLCRAADYAGKSIDSWAQDVLSEAARRSLEPFA from the coding sequence ATGTTGGAACACAACAGGTTGGAATACAAAGGCTATACAGCGGAGATCGAGGTAGACATTCAGGCCGGCGTGCTGCATGGTCGCGTCCGCGACATTCAGGATGTCGTGACCTTTGAAGCCGAGACTGCGGCCGAGCTAGAGCGCAAATTTCACCGCTGTATCGACGTGTATCTGAAATTCTGCCAGGACACTCAGCAAGAACCCGATCGCCCCGGTCTTCAGCCTGATTCCAAGACTATCGCCTTAAAAGCCACGCCCGATCTGTGCCGTGCTGCCGACTACGCTGGCAAAAGCATAGATTCTTGGGCACAGGATGTCCTCTCTGAAGCTGCTCGTCGCAGCTTGGAACCCTTTGCCTAG
- a CDS encoding pseudouridine synthase: MPHRHLLFYKPYDVLTQFGQPSELPDPAPAYRTLKDYIPVPGVYPVGRLDRDSEGLLLLTSDGRLQHVLTNPKFQHPRTYWVQVERSPDEAALQKLRQGVVIQNYRTRPAKARILPQEPALPPRNPPIRFRKTVPTAWLELTLTEGRNRQVRRMTAAVGFPTLRLVRVAIAHLRLEGLQPGQWRDLTPDELAELARLSPRSRPRP, encoded by the coding sequence GTGCCTCATCGCCATCTATTGTTTTACAAGCCCTACGATGTGCTGACCCAGTTTGGGCAGCCTAGCGAACTGCCCGACCCCGCACCAGCCTATCGCACGCTCAAAGACTACATCCCGGTTCCAGGGGTGTATCCGGTGGGTCGGCTAGATCGAGACAGCGAAGGACTGCTGTTGCTCACCAGCGACGGGCGCTTGCAGCATGTTTTAACAAACCCCAAGTTTCAGCATCCTCGCACCTATTGGGTACAAGTCGAGCGATCGCCCGATGAAGCGGCCCTGCAAAAGCTGCGTCAGGGGGTGGTGATTCAAAACTACCGGACGCGCCCAGCTAAAGCTCGGATCTTGCCCCAGGAGCCAGCGTTGCCGCCGCGCAATCCGCCGATTCGCTTCCGCAAAACCGTGCCGACGGCGTGGCTAGAGCTAACGCTGACGGAGGGGCGCAATCGCCAGGTGCGTCGAATGACGGCGGCAGTGGGGTTTCCGACGCTGCGGTTGGTGCGAGTGGCGATCGCCCATCTGCGGTTGGAGGGGTTGCAGCCGGGCCAGTGGCGCGATCTCACGCCTGATGAATTGGCTGAATTGGCAAGATTGTCTCCAAGATCGCGCCCACGCCCGTAG
- a CDS encoding calcium-binding protein, whose amino-acid sequence MSPARPPHASLVSSASLPAAILASEFFTFLYPGAEIGSFISDLQKQAHDIIQELIRTRIPVVVLEPGLNHVLDVIRREHRQPELAQRVEDLIQQVNICLLPLPEGHEWGDDHDSKLHELAIAQRERLGIVVIVPGIYHNFNGSIQIHTASDFLQWLKKIPHPVDAPSETPVAEEGSPTPETDAATPKSVLPWVGLSVAGLSARFLRFHSDRPGQSEALVALLLYHLLSIHAHHWNPAKPVELAESLDWLRRWATSVNGGGAAGMPGAGGQFGDLVALHVVGQISGPPVDGAIAPDALRSQETFPLEPATPKELDKDSSPSLPKTGGKRSQFPAPNGKTWPNDGAEDPPASDPDNGNDGNPTRPIVPPIFDDPTSDILEPGDSGAGGAPPGGDSDGTDPGSPDGGGGGGGRPKPPQIPHNPLLPVDGPSDPNSPNDPEPPAPLPGQPQLPPNPGHPGGNAPGSNNGGGNDSGGGNDSGGGNDSGGGNDSGGGNDSGGGNDSGGGNSGLPQQPGSGNGDDDPAGLPINPPNLPGPPVGTPPPNSGGAGGAPPAEPAPTDGSGPSDGGENGQPGGGESPNSPDAPVSPTPPTTTLDGTGGNRIFVLQLGHPEALVRLGEETVSVSIGREVVIQNFTGVGTGSVAAAHSGEIDTIQLVGAPFTARNMLLNQVGADLLITFDGVSDFTIRLKDFALKDLDNLVADGNLLFDGQTAIADDFDVIHWRENLTVFRDNVVTFLNDYDNHVTGRDNSNDTINGLGGNDVLLGLSGDDLLRGGDGDDLLDGGIGNDTLVGGAGRDTFVLGARPGVDAIADFEVGLDKLRLTGSLSPDQLTFSASGSHTLIRYGDRTLAILQNVQPNSLDFNNLFDPTSHTTAS is encoded by the coding sequence GTGAGTCCTGCCCGCCCCCCTCACGCTTCGCTGGTTTCCTCTGCTAGCTTGCCCGCTGCAATTTTGGCTAGCGAGTTTTTTACGTTTCTATACCCAGGCGCTGAGATTGGCTCCTTTATCAGCGATCTGCAAAAGCAGGCTCACGACATTATTCAGGAACTCATCCGAACTCGCATTCCCGTTGTGGTTTTGGAACCAGGGCTGAATCACGTTCTGGATGTGATTCGCAGAGAGCATCGCCAGCCAGAACTGGCACAGCGGGTTGAGGATTTGATCCAACAAGTCAATATCTGCCTTCTGCCGCTACCAGAGGGGCACGAATGGGGGGATGATCACGATTCTAAACTGCACGAGTTGGCGATCGCCCAGCGTGAGCGGTTGGGAATCGTCGTCATCGTCCCCGGAATCTACCACAATTTTAATGGCAGCATCCAGATCCACACAGCTAGCGACTTCCTCCAGTGGTTGAAGAAAATTCCCCACCCCGTCGATGCGCCCAGCGAAACGCCGGTTGCTGAAGAGGGCAGCCCAACGCCAGAAACGGATGCTGCTACTCCAAAGTCGGTCTTGCCTTGGGTCGGGCTGAGCGTTGCAGGACTGTCGGCCCGCTTCTTGCGCTTTCACTCGGACAGACCAGGGCAGAGCGAGGCGCTTGTAGCACTGCTGTTATATCATCTGCTGTCTATCCACGCGCATCACTGGAACCCTGCTAAGCCCGTGGAACTGGCGGAAAGCCTCGACTGGCTCCGCCGCTGGGCAACATCTGTGAACGGGGGTGGTGCAGCGGGAATGCCCGGCGCTGGCGGACAGTTTGGAGACCTTGTAGCGCTGCACGTGGTCGGGCAAATAAGTGGGCCCCCTGTAGATGGGGCGATCGCCCCCGATGCGCTGCGTTCTCAGGAGACTTTCCCACTCGAACCTGCAACTCCCAAAGAACTAGACAAAGACAGTAGTCCCAGCCTGCCGAAAACTGGCGGTAAGCGATCGCAGTTTCCGGCTCCTAACGGCAAAACCTGGCCCAATGACGGAGCCGAAGATCCGCCCGCATCCGATCCAGACAATGGGAACGATGGAAATCCCACTCGCCCCATTGTTCCACCCATCTTTGACGACCCAACCTCAGACATCCTTGAACCGGGAGATAGTGGGGCAGGGGGCGCTCCCCCCGGCGGCGATTCGGATGGCACTGATCCGGGCAGCCCTGATGGAGGCGGCGGGGGCGGCGGACGGCCAAAGCCACCCCAAATTCCACACAATCCTCTGTTGCCCGTCGATGGCCCGTCTGACCCAAATTCTCCCAACGATCCAGAACCTCCGGCTCCTCTACCAGGACAGCCCCAACTACCGCCCAATCCTGGTCACCCAGGGGGCAATGCGCCAGGGAGCAACAATGGCGGTGGCAACGACAGTGGCGGCGGCAACGACAGTGGCGGTGGCAACGATAGTGGCGGCGGCAACGACAGTGGCGGCGGCAACGACAGTGGCGGTGGCAACGACAGTGGCGGTGGCAATAGTGGATTGCCCCAACAGCCAGGGTCAGGGAATGGCGACGATGACCCTGCTGGCCTGCCTATCAACCCTCCCAATCTGCCGGGGCCGCCGGTTGGGACACCACCGCCCAATTCTGGAGGCGCAGGCGGTGCCCCGCCCGCTGAACCGGCTCCAACGGATGGATCTGGCCCGTCAGATGGCGGAGAGAATGGTCAGCCAGGAGGGGGCGAGTCGCCAAACTCGCCAGATGCGCCCGTGTCGCCGACCCCACCCACAACTACGCTAGACGGCACCGGAGGCAACAGGATCTTTGTGTTGCAACTGGGGCATCCTGAAGCCCTGGTGCGCCTCGGGGAGGAGACAGTTTCGGTATCCATCGGCCGCGAAGTGGTGATTCAGAACTTTACTGGCGTGGGTACGGGCAGCGTTGCGGCGGCTCATTCGGGTGAGATTGATACGATCCAGCTTGTGGGTGCGCCGTTCACTGCAAGAAACATGCTGCTCAATCAGGTAGGGGCTGACCTGCTGATTACCTTTGATGGCGTGTCTGATTTCACGATTCGCCTGAAGGATTTTGCGCTGAAAGACCTCGACAACCTGGTAGCAGATGGCAACCTGCTGTTTGACGGGCAAACGGCGATCGCCGATGACTTCGATGTCATCCACTGGCGTGAAAACCTGACTGTTTTCCGGGATAACGTCGTCACCTTCCTTAATGACTATGACAATCACGTTACCGGGCGCGACAACTCAAACGACACTATCAACGGTCTAGGCGGCAATGATGTGCTGCTGGGGCTGAGCGGCGACGACCTGCTGCGCGGCGGCGATGGCGATGATTTGCTGGATGGCGGCATCGGCAACGATACGCTGGTGGGCGGTGCTGGGCGCGATACCTTCGTGCTGGGCGCACGGCCGGGCGTGGATGCGATCGCCGACTTTGAAGTGGGGCTAGACAAGCTGCGACTAACGGGCAGCCTATCCCCCGATCAGCTAACCTTTAGCGCCAGCGGCAGCCATACCCTGATCCGCTATGGAGACAGAACGCTCGCAATCTTGCAGAATGTGCAGCCCAACAGTCTAGACTTCAACAACCTGTTTGATCCAACCAGCCACACAACGGCAAGCTAA